A genomic stretch from Carcharodon carcharias isolate sCarCar2 chromosome 27 unlocalized genomic scaffold, sCarCar2.pri SUPER_27_unloc_1, whole genome shotgun sequence includes:
- the LOC121273615 gene encoding zinc finger protein 850-like — MVCSYKDTHIMEKPWKCGECGKGFRAPCELETHRRSHSGERPFACSVCGKGFNGSSQLLAHQQVHTGERPFTCSECGKGFTQSCNLLTHQRFNTGERPYTCCECGKGFSDSSTLRAHQRVHTGERPFSCSECGKGFSRFCNLQTHKRVHTGERPFTCSECGKEFSQLSTLQEHQRIHTWERPFNCFECGKGFIQSSHLLTHQRVHTRERPFTCSECGKSFSDSSNLLKHQRVHTGERRFISSECGKGFIKLSNLLLHQRVHTGERPFTCSECGKGFTDTAILLIHQWVHTGERPFTCSECGKGFTQSSHLQTHQRVHTGERPFTCSQCLMAFTRLSTLQTHQRIHTGERPFTCSQCGKGFTRSFYLLTHQRLHTGDWLVCSECAKRFTRSYDLQTHQRFNTGERPYTCCECGKGFSDSSTLRPYQRVHTGERPFSCSECGKGFSRFCNLQTHKRVHTGERPFTCSECGKEFSQLSTLQEHQRIHTGERPFNCFECGKGFIQSSHLLTHQRVHTRERPFTCSECGKSFSDSSNLLKHQRVHTGERRFISSVCGKGFIKLSNLLLHQRVHTGERPFTCSECGKGFTDTAILLIHQWVHTGERPFTCSECGKGFTQSSHLQTHQRVHTGERPFTCSQCLMALTRLSTLQTHQRIHTGERPFTCSQCGKGFTRLSSLPKQQRVHNGKRPFTCSVCGRGFNRSLIEERHKDTNTMEKPWKCRDCGKGFRAPSGLEIHRRSHTGERPFTCSVCGIGFSRSSILQTHQRVHTGERPFTCSECGKGFTHSWNLLTHQRVHTGERLFTCSECGKGFTRFSSLQTHQRVHTGERLFSCSECGKGFTDSSNLWKHQRVHTGEKPFTCSKCGKGFCDSSHLLIHQRVHTGEKPFPCSECGKGFTQFSNLLTHRRLHTGERPFTCSECGKGFTQLICLQKHQRVHK; from the exons ATGGTTTGT AGTTACAAGGACACCCACatcatggagaaaccatggaaatgtggggagtgtgggaaggggttccGTGCCCCCTGTGAActggaaactcatcgacgcagtcacagtggggagagaccattcgCCTGCTCTGTATGTGGGAAGGGGTTCAATGGTTCATCCCAGCTGCTGGCACATCAgcaggttcacactggggagaggccgttcacctgctctgaatgtgggaaaggattcactcagtcatgcaatctgctgacacaccagcgatttaacactggggagaggccctacacctgctgtgagtgtgggaagggattcagtgattcatccacaCTGCgggcacaccagcgagttcacaccggggagaggccattctcctgctctgagtgtgggaagggattcagtcggttctgcaacctgcagacacacaagcgagttcacaccggggagaggccatttacctgctctgagtgtgggaaggaattTAGTCAGCTATCCACCCTGCAagaacaccagcgaattcacacctgGGAGAGGCCGTTCAACTGCtttgagtgtgggaagggtttcattcagtcatcccatctgctgacacatcagcgagttcacaccagggagagaccgttcacctgctctgagtgtgggaagagtttcagtgattcatccaatctgctgaaacaccagcgagttcacactggggagaggcgaTTTATcagctctgaatgtgggaagggattcattaagTTATCTAACCTGCTGCtacaccaacgagttcacactggggagaggccattcacctgctcagagtgtggaaagggattcactgatACAGCCATCCTGCTGATACACCAAtgggttcacaccggggagaggccattcacctgctctgagtgtgggaaggggttcactcagtcatcccacctgcagaCACATCAacgggttcacactggggaaaggccattcacTTGTTCTCAGTGTTTGATGGCATTCACTCGGTTATCCActctgcagacacaccagcgaattcacactggggagaggccgttcacctgctctcagtgtgggaagggattcactcggtcattctacctgctgacacaccagcgacttcacactggGGACTGGCTTGTCTGTTCTGAATGTGCAAAGAGATTCACTCGGTCTTAcgacctgcagacacaccagcgatttaacactggggagaggccctacacctgctgtgagtgtgggaagggattcagtgattcatccacaCTGCGGCCataccagcgagttcacaccggggagaggccattctcctgctctgagtgtgggaagggattcagtcggttctgcaacctgcagacacacaagcgagttcacaccggggagaggccatttacctgctctgagtgtgggaaggaattTAGTCAGCTATCCACCCTGCAagaacaccagcgaattcacaccggggagaggccgttcaactgctttgagtgtgggaagggattcattcagtcatcccatctgctgacacatcagcgagttcacaccagggagagaccgttcacctgctctgagtgtgggaagagtttcagtgattcatccaatctgctgaaacaccagcgagttcacactggggagaggcgaTTTATCAGCTctgtatgtgggaagggattcattaagTTATCTAACCTGCTGCtacaccaacgagttcacactggggagaggccattcacctgctcagagtgtggaaagggattcactgatACAGCCATCCTGCTGATACACCAAtgggttcacaccggggagaggccattcacctgctctgagtgtgggaaggggttcactcagtcatcccacctgcagaCACATCAacgggttcacactggggaaaggccattcacTTGTTCTCAGTGTTTGATGGCACTCACTCGGTTATCCActctgcagacacaccagcgaattcacactggggagaggccattcacctgctctcagTGTGGGAAGGGCTTCACTCGGTTATCCAGTCTACCGAAAcagcagcgagttcacaa cgGAAAGAGACCATTCACGTGTTCTGTGTGCGGACGAGGCTTCAACAGATCTTTAATCGaggagagacacaaggacaccaacaccatggagaaaccatggaaatgtagggactgtgggaagggatttcggGCCCCGTCTGGTCTGGAGATTCATCGGCgcagtcacaccggggagagaccattcacctgctccgtgtgtgggataGGATTCAGCAGGTCATCCATCCTGCAgacgcaccagcgagttcacactggggagaggccattcacctgctccgagtgtgggaagggattcactcactcATGGAACCTcttgacacaccagcgagttcacaccggggagaggctgttcacctgctccgagtgtgggaagggattcactcggttctccagcctgcagacacaccagcgagttcacactggggagaggctgttctcTTGCtcggagtgtgggaagggattcactgactCATCCAACTTGTGgaagcaccagcgagttcacactggagagaagccgttcacctgctccaagtgtgggaagggattctgtgattcatcacatttgctgatacaccagcgagttcacaccggggagaaaccattcccctgctctgagtgtgggaagggattcactcagttctcaaACCTGCTGACTCACCGGCgacttcacactggagagaggcccttcacctgctctgagtgtgggaaaggattcactcaatTAATATGCCTGCAgaaacatcagcgagttcacaagtga